One Arthrobacter sp. StoSoilB20 DNA segment encodes these proteins:
- a CDS encoding LacI family DNA-binding transcriptional regulator, which yields MSQTASIKDVATHAQVAVGTVSNVLNYPDRVSQRTKERVLKSIAELGFVRNDAARQLRAGQSRTIGLIVLDVGNPFFSSVARAAEDAATALGSVVLVGDSGQDASREAHYMDLFQEQRVQGLLLSPVGDVAERIDTLRERGVPTVLVDELADTDRCSSVSVDDQEGGYLAAKHLLDLGRRRLAFVGTPSIRQVASRLKGAQRAVAEVSGASVEVLDSAGQTVLAGRQVGNSLVERAPELRPEAVFCSNDLLALGVMQSLTMLRTVRIPEDIALIGYDDIDFAISAVVPLSSIRQPTEALGRTAIELLAEEQESGGTKHRAVVFTPELVVRQSTAGAPN from the coding sequence ATGTCCCAGACAGCCAGCATCAAAGACGTTGCAACCCACGCCCAAGTAGCAGTGGGCACTGTTTCCAATGTGCTGAATTATCCGGACAGGGTTTCCCAGAGGACAAAGGAACGCGTCCTCAAATCCATTGCAGAACTCGGGTTTGTCCGCAATGACGCCGCCCGCCAGCTCCGCGCCGGCCAGAGCCGGACCATCGGGCTGATCGTGCTGGACGTCGGAAACCCCTTCTTCTCCTCGGTAGCCCGTGCCGCAGAGGACGCTGCCACCGCACTCGGAAGCGTGGTGCTGGTGGGTGACAGCGGACAGGACGCCTCCCGCGAAGCGCACTACATGGACCTCTTCCAGGAGCAACGCGTCCAAGGGTTGCTCCTTTCCCCCGTAGGCGATGTGGCGGAGCGGATCGATACTCTGCGCGAACGGGGCGTGCCCACCGTTCTGGTGGACGAACTTGCAGACACCGACCGCTGCAGCTCAGTCTCCGTGGATGACCAGGAAGGCGGTTATCTCGCGGCCAAGCACCTGCTGGACCTGGGCCGCCGTCGTCTGGCCTTTGTTGGTACGCCGTCGATCCGCCAGGTCGCGAGCCGACTCAAGGGCGCGCAGCGTGCTGTGGCCGAGGTATCCGGGGCCAGTGTTGAGGTTCTGGATTCTGCGGGCCAGACCGTTCTGGCCGGCAGGCAAGTGGGCAACAGCCTGGTGGAACGCGCCCCGGAGCTCCGGCCTGAAGCCGTGTTCTGCTCCAACGACCTCCTGGCGCTCGGCGTCATGCAGTCGCTGACCATGTTGCGGACGGTTCGGATCCCGGAGGACATTGCGCTCATTGGCTATGACGACATCGATTTCGCCATCTCGGCAGTGGTCCCGCTCTCGTCCATCCGCCAGCCCACCGAGGCCCTGGGCCGCACAGCGATCGAGCTGCTCGCGGAAGAACAGGAGAGCGGCGGCACCAAGCACCGGGCCGTGGTGTTCACGCCCGAACTGGTGGTCCGCCAAAGCACTGCCGGCGCACCCAACTAA
- the rhaI gene encoding L-rhamnose isomerase: MNTTESALGRLGELAIEVPSWAYGNSGTRFKVFGTPGTPRTVQEKIADAAKVHELTGLAPTVALHIPWDKVDDYAALREYAAGLGVGLGTINSNTFQDDEYKFGSLTSSNESVRRRAIDHHLECIEIMHATGSKDLKIWLADGTNYPGQDDIRGRQDRLAESLQEIYAGLGDEQRLVLEYKFFEPAFYHTDVPDWGTSYAQTLALGEKAFVCLDTGHHAPGTNIEFIVMQLLRLGKLGSFDFNSRFYADDDLIVGAADPFQLFRIMHEVIRGGGFGKDSGVALMLDQCHNLEEKIPGQIRSVLNVQEMTARALLVDTAALSEAQRAGDVLAANGIFNDAFYTDVRPVLAEWRESRGLPADPMAAYKASGYQKKINEDRAGGQQAGWGA; the protein is encoded by the coding sequence ATGAACACCACAGAATCGGCCCTGGGCCGTCTAGGGGAACTGGCCATTGAAGTGCCGTCCTGGGCCTACGGAAATTCCGGGACCCGGTTCAAGGTCTTCGGCACTCCGGGTACTCCGCGCACCGTCCAGGAAAAAATCGCCGACGCCGCCAAGGTCCACGAACTCACCGGGCTGGCACCCACCGTGGCCCTGCACATTCCGTGGGACAAGGTGGATGACTACGCAGCCCTCCGCGAGTACGCCGCAGGACTGGGGGTTGGCCTGGGCACCATCAACTCCAACACCTTCCAGGATGACGAGTACAAGTTCGGCTCCCTGACCTCCTCCAACGAGTCCGTGCGCCGCCGTGCCATCGACCACCACCTGGAATGCATCGAGATCATGCACGCCACGGGTTCCAAGGACCTGAAGATCTGGCTGGCTGACGGCACCAACTACCCTGGCCAGGACGATATCCGTGGCCGCCAGGACCGCCTTGCCGAGTCACTACAGGAAATCTACGCAGGCCTCGGCGATGAGCAGCGCCTGGTCCTCGAGTACAAGTTCTTCGAGCCCGCTTTCTATCACACCGATGTTCCGGACTGGGGTACTTCCTACGCGCAAACCCTGGCCCTGGGTGAGAAGGCGTTTGTCTGCCTGGACACGGGCCACCATGCTCCGGGCACCAACATCGAGTTCATCGTGATGCAGCTCCTGCGCCTCGGCAAGCTGGGTTCCTTCGACTTCAACTCACGTTTCTATGCTGACGATGACCTCATTGTTGGCGCCGCTGATCCGTTCCAGCTGTTCCGCATCATGCATGAGGTCATCCGCGGTGGCGGTTTCGGCAAGGATTCAGGTGTGGCCCTGATGCTTGACCAGTGCCACAACCTGGAAGAGAAGATCCCCGGGCAGATCCGCTCGGTCCTGAACGTCCAGGAAATGACCGCCCGTGCGCTCCTGGTGGACACTGCAGCACTGTCCGAAGCCCAGCGTGCCGGCGATGTCCTGGCCGCCAACGGCATCTTCAACGATGCCTTCTACACAGATGTCCGCCCGGTCCTGGCCGAGTGGCGCGAATCCCGCGGCCTCCCCGCCGATCCCATGGCCGCATACAAGGCCAGCGGATACCAGAAGAAGATCAACGAGGACCGCGCTGGCGGCCAGCAAGCGGGATGGGGCGCATAA
- a CDS encoding aldose 1-epimerase family protein, giving the protein MSTEFTLSAGGYTAIVTARAAALRVFRFEDRDLIVPFTEGGPIPDYRGIIAAPWPNRIADGTYTFDDVEHHVPLNEHERATALHGLAFPLDWTLKESDAGSLTLTCTVGPTAGYPFVLELEARFTLDESGLHTSVTARNAADVAAPYGVCPHPYLVAGSSPLDEWVLEFGADSFLEVTPDRLLPVGLAGVEGHPFDFRSARTIGSTEIDHAFTGITFDGGLAQLSLRDPAGTGVGMSWDQSCPWLQIHTADKPAPLPNRLGLAVEPMTCPPDAFNSGTDLIRLEPGAEHTASWSIYAL; this is encoded by the coding sequence GTGAGCACTGAATTTACGCTGAGTGCGGGCGGTTACACAGCAATCGTGACCGCCCGCGCGGCCGCGCTGCGCGTCTTCCGGTTCGAGGACCGTGACCTCATTGTCCCCTTCACCGAAGGTGGCCCGATCCCGGACTACCGTGGCATCATTGCCGCGCCGTGGCCCAACAGGATCGCAGACGGCACGTACACCTTCGACGACGTCGAGCACCACGTGCCCCTCAATGAACACGAGCGCGCAACTGCCCTGCACGGGCTCGCTTTCCCGCTCGACTGGACGCTGAAGGAGTCCGACGCCGGCTCGCTCACCTTGACGTGCACGGTGGGTCCGACGGCAGGTTACCCTTTCGTCCTGGAGCTTGAGGCTCGGTTCACCCTGGACGAATCCGGACTTCACACCTCCGTTACGGCCCGCAACGCTGCCGACGTCGCTGCTCCTTACGGCGTGTGCCCGCACCCGTACCTGGTGGCCGGCTCCTCGCCGCTGGATGAGTGGGTCCTGGAATTTGGCGCGGACTCGTTCCTGGAAGTCACCCCGGATCGGCTCTTGCCCGTGGGCTTGGCGGGGGTTGAGGGCCATCCCTTCGACTTCCGTTCAGCGCGCACCATCGGCAGCACCGAGATCGACCACGCCTTCACCGGAATAACGTTCGACGGCGGGCTGGCGCAGCTGTCGCTGCGGGACCCGGCGGGCACCGGCGTCGGAATGTCCTGGGACCAAAGCTGCCCTTGGCTGCAGATCCATACCGCTGACAAGCCGGCACCCCTGCCCAACCGCCTGGGCCTGGCTGTGGAACCCATGACGTGCCCACCGGACGCCTTCAACAGCGGGACGGACTTGATCCGGCTGGAACCGGGCGCGGAGCACACCGCGTCCTGGAGCATCTACGCCCTGTAG
- the araA gene encoding L-arabinose isomerase produces MPSANSTSANSTSLGQYEVWFLTGSQHLYGEDVLKQVAAQSQEIANALNASSDVPVKLVWKPVLTDSDAIRRTALEANSDDSVIGVTAWMHTFSPAKMWIQGLDALRKPLLHLHTQANRDLPWADIDFDFMNLNQAAHGDREFGYIQSRLGVPRKTVVGHVSNPEVARQVGAWQRASAGWAAVRTLKLTRFGDNMRNVAVTEGDKTEAELRFGVSVNTWSVNELADAVHGAEESDVDALVAEYEHLYEVAEELKAGGDRHESLRYSARIELGLRSFLEANGSAAFTTSFEDLGELRQLPGMAVQRLMADGYGFGAEGDWKTAILVRAAKVMGGDLPGGASLMEDYTYHLEPGSEKILGAHMLEVCPSLTASKPRVEIHPLGIGGKEDPVRMVFDTDAGPGIVVALSDMRDRFRLVANVVDVVDLDQPLPNLPVARALWEPKPDFATSAAAWLTAGAAHHTVLSTQVGLEVFEDFAEIAKTELLTIDEGTTIKQFKKELNWNAAYYKLAGGL; encoded by the coding sequence ATGCCCAGCGCCAACAGCACATCCGCCAACTCCACCTCCCTGGGGCAGTACGAGGTCTGGTTCCTTACCGGCAGCCAGCACCTGTACGGCGAGGATGTCCTCAAGCAGGTCGCTGCGCAGTCACAGGAGATTGCCAACGCCCTTAATGCCAGCAGCGACGTTCCGGTGAAGCTTGTGTGGAAGCCGGTCCTGACCGATTCCGACGCAATCCGCCGCACAGCACTGGAAGCCAATTCGGATGACTCCGTGATTGGCGTGACGGCCTGGATGCACACCTTCAGCCCCGCAAAAATGTGGATCCAGGGCTTGGATGCACTGCGCAAGCCGTTGCTGCACCTTCACACCCAGGCCAACAGGGACCTGCCATGGGCTGACATCGATTTCGACTTCATGAACCTCAACCAGGCAGCCCACGGCGACCGCGAATTCGGCTACATCCAGTCGCGACTCGGCGTGCCGCGGAAGACCGTCGTCGGACATGTTTCCAATCCTGAGGTTGCCCGCCAGGTTGGTGCGTGGCAGCGCGCCTCGGCCGGCTGGGCCGCCGTCCGCACGCTGAAGCTGACCCGCTTCGGCGACAACATGCGCAATGTCGCCGTCACCGAAGGCGACAAGACCGAAGCCGAGCTTCGTTTCGGCGTCTCAGTGAACACCTGGTCCGTCAATGAACTCGCCGACGCTGTGCACGGCGCGGAAGAGTCCGACGTCGACGCTTTGGTTGCCGAGTACGAGCACCTTTATGAGGTGGCTGAAGAGCTGAAGGCAGGCGGTGACCGCCATGAGTCGCTGCGGTACAGCGCCAGGATCGAGCTGGGACTTCGCAGCTTCCTGGAAGCCAATGGTTCTGCAGCGTTCACCACCTCTTTCGAGGATTTGGGCGAGCTGCGGCAGCTTCCGGGCATGGCCGTCCAGCGCCTCATGGCTGACGGTTACGGCTTCGGTGCCGAGGGCGACTGGAAGACCGCCATCCTGGTCCGCGCTGCCAAGGTCATGGGCGGTGACCTGCCCGGCGGTGCGTCGCTGATGGAGGATTACACCTACCACCTGGAACCGGGCAGCGAGAAGATCCTGGGTGCGCACATGCTGGAGGTTTGCCCGTCCCTGACCGCCTCGAAGCCCCGCGTAGAGATCCACCCGCTGGGCATTGGCGGCAAGGAAGACCCCGTCCGCATGGTGTTCGACACCGACGCGGGCCCGGGCATTGTTGTTGCGCTCTCGGACATGCGTGACCGGTTCCGCCTGGTCGCCAATGTGGTGGACGTCGTCGATCTCGACCAGCCGCTTCCCAACCTGCCGGTTGCCCGCGCACTGTGGGAACCGAAGCCCGACTTCGCCACTTCGGCGGCCGCGTGGCTCACTGCGGGCGCCGCCCACCATACGGTATTGTCCACGCAGGTGGGCCTTGAGGTGTTCGAGGACTTCGCCGAAATCGCCAAGACCGAACTCCTCACCATCGACGAAGGCACCACCATCAAACAGTTCAAGAAGGAACTCAACTGGAACGCCGCGTACTACAAACTGGCCGGCGGCCTGTGA
- a CDS encoding L-rhamnose mutarotase: MRVCFRSSVQPELMAEYKQRHANVWPEMLSALKNAGWNNYSLFLAPDGQLIGYLECDDYQAAQARMAVTEVNARWQAEMATLFANSDVPPDQGFEIVEEVFNLEDQLAAAGSVTDAAGTAHIDKDPAHEYQKEQA; the protein is encoded by the coding sequence ATGAGGGTTTGTTTCCGCTCCTCAGTCCAACCGGAACTGATGGCCGAGTACAAGCAACGCCATGCCAACGTATGGCCGGAGATGCTGTCAGCACTGAAAAACGCGGGGTGGAACAACTACTCACTGTTCCTCGCTCCTGACGGCCAATTGATCGGTTATCTCGAGTGCGATGACTACCAAGCCGCCCAAGCCCGCATGGCGGTGACAGAGGTCAATGCCCGCTGGCAGGCCGAAATGGCCACCCTCTTCGCCAACAGCGACGTCCCTCCGGACCAGGGCTTCGAAATCGTCGAGGAAGTTTTCAACCTCGAAGACCAGCTTGCCGCCGCGGGCAGCGTCACAGATGCCGCCGGCACCGCACACATAGACAAAGACCCAGCACACGAATACCAAAAGGAACAAGCATGA